The Coffea eugenioides isolate CCC68of chromosome 8, Ceug_1.0, whole genome shotgun sequence genome has a segment encoding these proteins:
- the LOC113780489 gene encoding subtilisin-like protease SBT1.7 produces the protein MEKGIFVSCSAGNKGPSTESLANEAPRVLTLGASTIDRKIRASALLGNHEVLEGESAFQPVDFPSTLLPLVYPGSAAAYCSSESLNSVDVKGLVLCQTGEISAITGGRNVKAAGDAATIIMNQEHEGYTTSAEAHVLPATDVSYADAVKIMAYTSSTNSPTATIFFNGTAIGDFHAPVVASFSSRGPNQASPGILKPDIIGPGVNILAAWHKSVDNNTNTKATFNIISGTSMSCPHLRGFTVLLKSEHPDWSPAAIKSAIVTTANSLNLETQPIEDQTLQPGNVFATGAGHVNPSAANNPGLVYDIETNDYIPYLCGLYNNDTAVRLILQRPASLLSGTSIPEAQLNYPSFSIILGSNLERYTRTVTNVGEANSSYTVQIAPPAGVDVIVEPSTLNFSGLNQKITYTVTFARLANSGSAGYSQRILTWNSDKHSVRSLISVILNSM, from the exons ATGGAGAAAGGCATCTTCGTTAGTTGCTCTGCTGGAAATAAAGGCCCTTCAA ctgAGTCTTTGGCTAACGAGGCCCCGCGGGTTCTCACTCTTGGGGCAAGCACCATAGACAGAAAGATAAGGGCCAGTGCTTTGCTTGGAAATCATGAGGTTTTAGAGGGAGAATCAGCTTTCCAACCTGTGGACTTCCCTTCAACCTTGTTACCTCTAGTTTATCCTGGATCTGCGGCTGCATATTGTAGCTCAGAATCATTAAACAGCGTTGATGTCAAAGGACTAGTGCTATGTCAGACAGGTGAGATATCAGCAATTACCGGAGGGCGAAATGTGAAGGCTGCTGGTGATGCTGCAACGATCATCATGAACCAGGAGCATGAGGGTTATACAACATCAGCCGAAGCTCATGTTCTACCTGCAACAGATGTGAGTTATGCTGATGCAGTCAAGATAATGGCTTACACGAGCTCTACAAACTCGCCCACAGCAACAATATTCTTCAACGGAACTGCCATTGGAGATTTTCATGCTCCAGTGGTTgcttcattttcttctagaGGGCCAAATCAGGCAAGCCCTGGCATTCTCAAACCAGACATCATAGGTCCTGGGGTAAACATCCTTGCAGCATGGCATAAATCTGTGGATAACAACACAAATACAAAAGCGACGTTCAACATAATCTCTGGCACTTCAATGTCTTGTCCTCATCTTAGAGGTTTCACAGTTTTGCTCAAGAGTGAACACCCTGATTGGTCTCCTGCTGCCATTAAATCTGCAATTGTGACAACGGCTAATAGCCTGAACCTTGAAACCCAACCTATTGAGGATCAGACGCTCCAACCTGGGAATGTCTTCGCCACTGGTGCAGGCCATGTGAACCCATCGGCGGCAAACAATCCAGGACTAGTCTACGACATTGAAACTAATGACTACATACCGTATTTATGCGGGCTATATAACAATGACACAGCTGTTAGGCTCATTCTGCAACGTCCAGCGAGTTTGCTCAGCGGAACAAGTATCCCCGAGGCACAACTAAATTATCCTTCTTTTTCCATCATTCTGGGATCAAATTTAGAGAGATATACAAGGACAGTGACCAATGTTGGTGAGGCTAATTCATCTTACACAGTCCAGATCGCCCCACCAGCTGGTGTAGATGTGATTGTGGAACCAAGCACACTCAACTTCTCAGGGTTGAACCAGAAAATCACGTACACAGTTACATTCGCCCGATTGGCAAATTCTGGCAGTGCTGGCTATTCTCAACGAATTCTTACATGGAATTCAGACAAACACTCTGTTAGGAGTCTAATTTCAGTGATTCTAAATTCTATGTAA